The following is a genomic window from Sphingorhabdus sp. Alg231-15.
TGTCATGATCCTGGCCCCCGATGAGCATCAAGCCGCAATCTATGCCGCCGATTATCATGAGAATATGAAACCCGGCGCTGCCCTTGCCTTCGCTCATGGCCTGAACGTGCATTTCGGCCTGATTGAACCTCGTGATGATCTGGATGTCATCATGATCGCACCAAAAGGTCCCGGACACACGGTACGCAGTGAATATCAGCGCGGTGGCGGTGTCCCTTGCCTAGTTGCCATTCATGCCGACAAGAGCGGCAATGCTCATGACGTGGCCCTTGCTTACGCCTCCGGCGTAGGTGGTGGTCGCTCAGGCATTATCGAAACCAATTTCCGCGAAGAATGCGAAACCGACCTCTTCGGTGAACAAGCGGTGCTTTGCGGAGGGATCACGCATTTGATCCAGGCAGGCTTCGAGACCCTCACCGAGGCTGGTTATGCTCCGGAAATGGCCTATTTCGAATGCTTGCACGAAACCAAGTTGATCGTGGACCTGCTCTATGAAGGCGGCATTGCCAACATGCGCTACTCGATCTCCAACACGGCAGAATATGGCGATATCACAACCGGTCCGCGGATCATTACCGATGAAACAAAGGCTGAAATGAAGCGGGTATTGGCCGATATTCAGTCTGGTCGTTTCGTCAAGAATTTCGTCCTCGACAACCGCGCCGGTCAACCAGAGCTGAAAGCGGCACGCAAACAGGCCGAGGCCCATCCTATCGAAAAAACAGGAGCCGAGCTTCGCGCCATGATGCCATGGATTGGTGCCAATCAGTTGGTCGACAAAGAGAAGAACTAGAATCTGGCAAGCGTTTGAGTAACCACGTCCGCTGTGGCCATATCATTGGCTAGGCGGCGTGGTCTCTTGCCGCAGCAAAGCTGAGCAGTTCATCGGCAACATCCTTGTCGCAAGCGGCCGTCATTTCGCTAACGGCCGCCGTCAGACTATTGCTGCGTTCGGCATTTTTCGATGCCATGGCCCATTTGGGGAACTGCCTGCGCTCAACAAAACCGCTTTTCAGCAAAATCACCGCTGTGTGCCGGGGATCGGATGCGATCCGGTTAAACGTATCTTCCACCGCGCTCTGATCGCCCTCCAGATATTGCAGGAAGCGCTTCTTGTCTTGAATCAACAAGCCAGTAATATCGTTATGGCCATTATTCTTACGTGAGGATGCCAATATCTGCTCGATTTCTGGCTTACCCACCTCTGGTTTAGGTGTACTCAGATAAACCAGTCGAAACATGTATCGCTCCCCAAGACGATGAAGGGGGAAGCTAGTGCAACTTCGTTAATTATTTACCAGCAAATCCAGAGTGCAAACAAAAAAAGGCGGCGAAGTCCTGCCTCGCCGCCTTTTCTGGTCATTGATCCGGTGTTTAAGCGTCGTCGTAACGCGCCGTTGCCGGAATATTTGGAAATTCCTGATCAGCCTTTTCGATAAAGCCCGGGATATCCTTGTTCCAGGTTTCCTGGACTTGCTGATTGAAGTTCAGATAGAGCTTGCCGTCGACAATCGCGTAGAGTTTCGGATCACCCGATGCAAGCTTTCCGCGTGAAGCAGCCCAAGCACAGTGTCCGCCATATTGTGGGGCAAACTTAGCGGGTTCCGCCTGAAACTTCGCGGCGTTTTCAGCTGAGGCAAAATGATACTCAACGCCGTTATATTTAACGCGATGTTGATCGCTACCTTCAACAGGCACACCGTCGCCTTCAAAATAGCTCACCGTGTCATAGCCGCTCACCGCGACATTTTCCGATCCGGCAGGACCAGTAAACACCGGAACCTGAACTTCATCACTAATTTCAGTGATCGCGGCTTCCACGGTTTCGGTCGTCTCTGCTGTATCCGACGATGGAGCAGAACATGCGATGGGCAGTGTCGCCATCATGATGGCTGCAAGAAATGTTTTATTCATTGGTAAGTCCTTCGGGAAATTTGTTTGAGGGGGGCGCTGTAGTTTAGCACAGGCTATCCCCCCCAAACCACTATTCATTATTGAGGTGCACAAGCGGCGGCACAGGCACCACAAGCGGCAGGTTCGGCAGCACAGGCACCGGCGTCAGCGCCACAGGCAGCAGCGCAGGCTGGGGCAGCAGCGCAGGCTCCGCATGCCGCGGCTGCACAAGCGCCACAGGCTGCAGCACAGGCCGCTGCTGCACAGGCGCTACAGGCCGGTTGGGTCGCTGGCGCTGCGGTACAGGTTGCCAGAGCAGCCGATGGAGCTGCGAGGGACAGACCACCCATGACAGCGAGCATTGCGGACAGTTTACGTGTATTATTCATGATATTTTCCTTTGAGTTTAGAGTTCAGGTTAGAAAGCTACGTGACGAATAGGGGGTCCGATTAACCGCCGAATTTGGCGTTATCCGGGAATTTTGGCCAGTTAATGTCGGCCTTCTTGATGAAGCCAGCAACGTCGGTCAGCCAGGTTTTCTGAACCTGTTTATTGACGTTGAGGTAGAGTTTGCCGCCAACTACTTTGTAGACCAGTGGATCACCGGGAGCGAGCGAGCCGCGTGACAACGCCCATGCACAGTGACCACCATATTGTGGAGCGAATTGTGCTGGCTTTTCCTTGAACTTTTTGGCGTTAGCCGCGGTGCTGAAAAAATAGTCAGCGCCCTTATATTTTACCTTATGCGCCTTGCTGCCTTTGACTGGAACGCCGCTTCCGGTGAAGTAAGACGTGACGTCATAACCGCCGACTGCCGTGTTACCACCCTTAACACCGGTGTAGGTCGGGCCAGCAATGGCCGCATCAATAGGAAGGGCGAAAGTTCCGGTGGTCGCGGTTAGTGCGAGCGCCAATGGCATAATAAGATTTTTCATTTTTTGTTCCTTGGTAAGATTTAAGTTCTTGTGATTGAGGGTAAAAATAATTTCGTTGAGCCGTCATGCTCGTTGATGGTTTCGCGAGGTCGAGCGAAAAGGTTTCACTTCCTGCAAAATAATTTCACCAGCATGGTTGATTTTTGCACCGCAAAAGATATGAATGTCGGCATGAGATGTGCCTCAAACCTAGAGCTACACCGACTTATGCGCCCTTAGGCGTAGCTGAGCTGCTGCTTGATGCGGCGGCCCCGTCTAAGGGATTATTTTTCCAGAAAATTGAAATTAACTAGCAATTTCCGCCTTGCGTGAAATCGCTTGCAGCATAAGAGTATCGATCATGCATTCTAATCCATCTCAAAAATATCGCCCCTTTGGTCAGATTGATTTGCCGGACCGCCAGTGGCCTTCCCGCATCATTGACAAGGCTCCACGTTGGCTCTCCACCGACCTGCGGGATGGCAATCAAGCGCTGATTGATCCAATGGATGCACAAAAGAAACAGCGCTTTTTTGATTTGCTCGTAAAAATCGGGATCAAGGAAATTGAGGTCGGCTTCCCGTCCGCCGGCGCGACCGACTTTGATTTTATAAGCGGTTTGGTCAAGTCCGGCAGCATTCCCGATGATGTCATGGTGCAAGTCCTCACCCAGTCCCGCCGTGATCTGATCGAAACCAGCTTTGCCAGTCTGGAAGGCGCCAAGCAGGCCATTGTCCATCTCTACAATGCGGTTTCACCAGCATGGCGTGATGTTGTGTTCAAGCTGGGCAAGGAAGGCGTAAAGGATATTGCCAAGGAAGGCGCAACGATCCTGCGCGAACAGGCGGAGAAATATCCAGATACCGATTGGCATTTCGAATATTCGCCCGAAACTTTCTCAACCGCAGAGATCGAATTCAGCCTGGAGGTCTGTGAGACAGTCATGGAGATTATCGAGCCGACGGCAGAGAAACCGTTGATCCTTAATCTGCCAGCAACGGTCGAAGCCTCAACGCCCAATATCTATGCCGACCAAGTAGAGTGGATGTGCAAACATATTAGCAAGCGCGAGCATGTCGTGATCAGCCTGCACACGCATAACGATCGCGGTTCGGGCATCGCGGCATCGGAGCTGGGTCTGATGGCCGGTGCTGACCGTGTCGAAGGCTGTCTGTTCGGCAATGGCGAGCGCACGGGTAATGTCGATCTGGTGACGCTCGGCCTCAACATGTACACGCAGGGTGTCGACCCAAAACTTGATTTTTCCAACATGGATGAAATCGTCAATACGGTCGAATATTGCAATCAACTGCCGGTTCCGGAACGCCATCCCTATGCCGGAGAACTGGTCTTTACCGCCTTTTCCGGTTCCCATCAGGATGCCATCAAAAAGGGCTTTGCGGCGCAAGAACAGCGCAATGACGAACTTTGGAATGTCCCTTATCTGCCTATCGACCCGCGCGACATAGGCCGGGACTATGAAGCGGTGATCCGTGTTAACAGCCAGTCCGGCAAAGGTGGTATCGCCTGGATATTGGAGCAGGATTACGGGTTAAAGCTCCCCAAACGCCTGCAGGCCAATTTCAGTCGCACGGTGCAGGAACTGGCCGACGAGACAAGCCGGGAACTGTCTGCCAGAGATATCTGGGGTGCATTCCAGAAACGCTATCATCTTGATGGTGGCGGTAAATACAGCCTTATCGACTATCAGGAAAGTCAGACCGGCGGCGAACGCATATTCGTCGGCAAGGTCAAAGGGCCCGACGGAGAAACGTCCGTCAGTGGTCGCGGCAATGGCCTGATATCCAGCGTTGTCGACGCCCTCGCCTCATCTCTTGGCATCTCGCTGGAGATCATGGACTATCAGGAACATGCCCTCGGTTCAGGCAAGGACGCGCAGGCGGCGGCCTATGTCGAATGCAAGACCGGTGATGGCCGCGAATTCTATGGTGTCGGCATCAATAGCGATGTCGCAAGAGCCTCGGTTGAAGCGCTGCTCAGTGCGGTAAACCGGATTTAGCAGCCGGATTAAGCAATCGGTTAAAATAACAGTGGAATCCGCCTCGGCTTGGGCTATGGCGGAGGTCTAAGCTTTTCCGTTTAGCCTTTTCTATTGGGGACCTTATGACTTTACCTGCTATTTTCGACAATCTTCGCCTGCCGCTTATCGGTTCACCTTTGTTTATCGTATCGGGACCGGAATTGGTCATTGCGCAGTGTAAAGCCGGTATCGTCGGGTCCTTCCCTGCCCTCAACGCACGGCCACAAAGCCTGCTCGATGAATGGATGCACCAGATTACAGAAGAACTTGCGGCATGGAACCGGGACAATCCCGACAAGCCAGCAGCTCCCTTTGCGGTGAACCAAATTGTCCACAAATCCAACGATCGTCTCGATCAAGACATGGCCACCTGTGCCAAGTGGAAGGTCCCGCTGATCATCACGTCACTGGGCGCCATTGAGGATCTCAACACCGCCGTGCATAGTTGGGGTGGGATCACCATGCATGACATTATCAACGACCGCTTTGCCCATAAAGCGATCGAAAAAGGCGCCGATGGCCTTATCCCGGTGGCAGCAGGTGCTGGCGGTCATGCCGGTGTTATTTCTCCCTTTGCACTGATGCAGGAAATTCGTCAGTGGTTTGATGGCCCTGTTGCCCTGTCTGGCTCTATCGGTTGCGGCGCATCTATTCTCGGCGCGCAGGCTATGGGTGCGGATCTCGGCTATATGGGCTCCGCCTTTATCGCGACTAAGGAAGCCAATGCCGACCAGGGCTATAAAGATGGAATCGTCGAAGGCCGTGCCAAGGACATTGTCTATTCCGACCTGTTCACCGGTGTAAGCGGTAATTATCTACGCGGCTCCATCGAGAATGCCGGCCTGAACCCAGATGACCTGCCACAGGGTGACTATAAGACCATGAATTTCGGCTCTGGCGGCAATACCGAGAAAAAAGCGTGGAAAGATATCTGGGGTAGCGGTCAGGGCATCGGTGCTATTGATGAAGTCCGCTCGGTTCAGGACATGGTCGACATACTGATCAGCGAATATCAGGAAGCTCGGGATAGCTTGGCGACGCGGTTTAACTACTGATCGGACCTATCCTACGCTTGGTTACAAGCATGGAGTATAGTTGATATGCGGAAGTCTCAATGGGTCGCCATGGCACTGCTCGGCTCTGTCTTGTCGGCTCTTCCAGTTGCGGCATCTGAACCCCGGACAATAGAAGATAACGAGCCGCTGGTTATGCGGATAATTTTCGACGATTGCCTTGGCTTTGTCCAAAAGGATATTGCACCTTTTGAAGGCTTGGCGCTGTTACCGATCACCGCCAGAGGCAGAGATATGGTTCGCGCGCGCTATACCGAGAACGGCGCCATACATCACCTGTTTTCCGACCGCTACGTCGTGGCATGGGGAGAGGATAGCGAGGATCGCTATTGTATTCTTCTCACATCACGACCATCCGACGAACCAATGATGCTGGGGGTCGAACCCGCTGGCTTCCCAACACGACTGACCGAGCGTGCCGATGCCGTAGGCATGACAGAGAACGACATGCCCGGAGAGTTTTCGCCGCTCAACACAATGTCTTGGCGCAAACCCGATGCGGATGGCAAACCAGGACTCAGAATGGTGGTGATGCCGACAGACGGTGTAGAGGGTCAGAAAATCGTCGACGCTGGACTTATTGTTGTGGCTGCCGGGTCTGATAGTTCGGACGACTGAGACACATTACTCGCTCTCTGGTCGTGGCTTCGCTTTCACATAAACGCCCCGTCCCATTTTTTCCGGTGGAACAAGGTTTTCTCCGTCGATCTTCATGATGACTGTGCCGATGGGGTCATAACGCGCACCCTCTTTCGGTGGATCGTAGATCAGCGTCACCAGCCCATCCTCAAAACTCCAGCTTCCGCCAGAAATAATGTCCAGTGCTCCAACGCTCAGATACCATTGAAAACTGCCATCCTCGGACAATTGCAGACCGGAAGCCGTTTCCATCACGCCTCGCAGATAATAGCGTCCCAGCAATTTTTGTGATGCATCATGATCCTGCGCATCCGGCGAAGCTTGCACGATATCGCTACCCGCCTCTTCGGATATTTCAGGCGAGTCTGAGCCCGAAAATGCCAATATTGATGCCATCACGCTGTTGATCAATTGGCTTGCCATAGGCACGCTTACATCTCTCCGCGTTGGCGGCGTATGGCGAACCATTTTTCGACATTGGCATTATGTTCCGCCAGTGTCTTTGCGAAAACATGCCCGCCTTTGCCGTCCGCGACAAAGAAGAGATATTCACTGTCCGCCGGATTAAGCACCGCTTCGATTGAGGCGCGCCCGGGATTGGCAATTGGCCCCTTAGGCAAGCCAACCATCGAATAGGTGTTATAATCATTCACTGCCGCAATTTCGGATTGGCGAATGCGCCGACCCAGCGGTTTGCCTTTGGTGATCGGATAGATAATCGTAGGATCGGCCTGCAGCATCATGTTGCGATTGATCCGGTTGCTATAGACAGCCGCAACGGTGCGTCGTTCGCGGGCTAGCGCCGTTTCCTTCTCGACGATCGCCGCAAGGATGACGGCTTCTTCTGGTGTCTTGACCACACTGGCTGCGGTTTTTTTGGGCCATAGTTCGGCAATCGTATCCTTCATCGCCTTTTGCATGCGCGCCACGACCGCCGCTCGGCTCTCACCGCGTTCAAAGCTATAGCTGTCTGGCAAGAGTGAACCTTCTTCGGGAACGGGGATGTCACCGGTCAAAAGTTTTTCTGCCATTAGTTTTTCATGCACGATAATCGAGGGCGTACCTTCTGGTATCGTGATGAGCCGCTGCACGGTTTTCCCGCCCTGCAATATGCCCAGAATCGTGGCATTACTTGCGCCAGCAGGAATAACGAATTCGCCAGCCTTGATTGGCTCGGATCCACCGAAAATCTTGGCGCGATTCAAGAAGGCATCCGCAGACTTGATGACACCTTCGTCTTCCAGCGCTTTTGCCGCCATGCCCAGGCTGGAGCCCGACTTGACGATAAATTGCTGCTCATTCTCCAATGGTCCACTGGCGTTCCAGCCATAGAGGAAATTGCCCGCAAGTATCAAAACCAGCGCGGCCGCAACCAGAAGAATAAGGCAGCCGAAGCGCCGCATGATGATGCTATACCGCCTTCATGATGACGCTGGCATTGGTTCCGCCAAAGCCGAAGCTGTTGCTAAGAACCGCTTTGACTTCGCGTTTTTTGGCGACATGCGGTACCAGATCGACGCCCGCGCAACTCTCTTCAGGATCATCCAGATTCAGTGTTGGTGGAACGGTCTGGTCACGCAGCGCAAGGATGGAGAAAATCGCTTCTACTGCGCCTGCGCCGCCGAGCAAATGGCCGATGGCAGACTTGGTTGAGCTCATCGACATC
Proteins encoded in this region:
- the ilvC gene encoding ketol-acid reductoisomerase, encoding MKVYYDADADLGLIKDKKIAIVGYGSQGHAHAQNLRDSGVKEVAIALREGSATAKKAESADFKVLSNADAAAWADIVMILAPDEHQAAIYAADYHENMKPGAALAFAHGLNVHFGLIEPRDDLDVIMIAPKGPGHTVRSEYQRGGGVPCLVAIHADKSGNAHDVALAYASGVGGGRSGIIETNFREECETDLFGEQAVLCGGITHLIQAGFETLTEAGYAPEMAYFECLHETKLIVDLLYEGGIANMRYSISNTAEYGDITTGPRIITDETKAEMKRVLADIQSGRFVKNFVLDNRAGQPELKAARKQAEAHPIEKTGAELRAMMPWIGANQLVDKEKN
- a CDS encoding BLUF domain-containing protein, which gives rise to MFRLVYLSTPKPEVGKPEIEQILASSRKNNGHNDITGLLIQDKKRFLQYLEGDQSAVEDTFNRIASDPRHTAVILLKSGFVERRQFPKWAMASKNAERSNSLTAAVSEMTAACDKDVADELLSFAAARDHAA
- a CDS encoding YHS domain-containing (seleno)protein, whose translation is MNKTFLAAIMMATLPIACSAPSSDTAETTETVEAAITEISDEVQVPVFTGPAGSENVAVSGYDTVSYFEGDGVPVEGSDQHRVKYNGVEYHFASAENAAKFQAEPAKFAPQYGGHCAWAASRGKLASGDPKLYAIVDGKLYLNFNQQVQETWNKDIPGFIEKADQEFPNIPATARYDDA
- a CDS encoding YHS domain-containing (seleno)protein — its product is MKNLIMPLALALTATTGTFALPIDAAIAGPTYTGVKGGNTAVGGYDVTSYFTGSGVPVKGSKAHKVKYKGADYFFSTAANAKKFKEKPAQFAPQYGGHCAWALSRGSLAPGDPLVYKVVGGKLYLNVNKQVQKTWLTDVAGFIKKADINWPKFPDNAKFGG
- the leuA gene encoding 2-isopropylmalate synthase: MHSNPSQKYRPFGQIDLPDRQWPSRIIDKAPRWLSTDLRDGNQALIDPMDAQKKQRFFDLLVKIGIKEIEVGFPSAGATDFDFISGLVKSGSIPDDVMVQVLTQSRRDLIETSFASLEGAKQAIVHLYNAVSPAWRDVVFKLGKEGVKDIAKEGATILREQAEKYPDTDWHFEYSPETFSTAEIEFSLEVCETVMEIIEPTAEKPLILNLPATVEASTPNIYADQVEWMCKHISKREHVVISLHTHNDRGSGIAASELGLMAGADRVEGCLFGNGERTGNVDLVTLGLNMYTQGVDPKLDFSNMDEIVNTVEYCNQLPVPERHPYAGELVFTAFSGSHQDAIKKGFAAQEQRNDELWNVPYLPIDPRDIGRDYEAVIRVNSQSGKGGIAWILEQDYGLKLPKRLQANFSRTVQELADETSRELSARDIWGAFQKRYHLDGGGKYSLIDYQESQTGGERIFVGKVKGPDGETSVSGRGNGLISSVVDALASSLGISLEIMDYQEHALGSGKDAQAAAYVECKTGDGREFYGVGINSDVARASVEALLSAVNRI
- a CDS encoding nitronate monooxygenase, which encodes MTLPAIFDNLRLPLIGSPLFIVSGPELVIAQCKAGIVGSFPALNARPQSLLDEWMHQITEELAAWNRDNPDKPAAPFAVNQIVHKSNDRLDQDMATCAKWKVPLIITSLGAIEDLNTAVHSWGGITMHDIINDRFAHKAIEKGADGLIPVAAGAGGHAGVISPFALMQEIRQWFDGPVALSGSIGCGASILGAQAMGADLGYMGSAFIATKEANADQGYKDGIVEGRAKDIVYSDLFTGVSGNYLRGSIENAGLNPDDLPQGDYKTMNFGSGGNTEKKAWKDIWGSGQGIGAIDEVRSVQDMVDILISEYQEARDSLATRFNY
- the mltG gene encoding endolytic transglycosylase MltG translates to MRRFGCLILLVAAALVLILAGNFLYGWNASGPLENEQQFIVKSGSSLGMAAKALEDEGVIKSADAFLNRAKIFGGSEPIKAGEFVIPAGASNATILGILQGGKTVQRLITIPEGTPSIIVHEKLMAEKLLTGDIPVPEEGSLLPDSYSFERGESRAAVVARMQKAMKDTIAELWPKKTAASVVKTPEEAVILAAIVEKETALARERRTVAAVYSNRINRNMMLQADPTIIYPITKGKPLGRRIRQSEIAAVNDYNTYSMVGLPKGPIANPGRASIEAVLNPADSEYLFFVADGKGGHVFAKTLAEHNANVEKWFAIRRQRGEM